The Ruminococcaceae bacterium R-25 genomic interval CAAGTGTTACTGAGAAGGGCGCAGTTGTTATCGATTCAAAGTTCTTCGGTGATATCATCAGAAAACTTCCTGAGCCTGAAGTAGATATCATTTCCGACAGCAATTTCCAGACAACGATCAAGTGCGGACAGGCTGAATTCAAGATCGCAGGTCTTGATCCCGAGCCGTTCCCGAAGATCCCTGAGATCGATGAGACAGGTGCTGAGAAGATCGTTATGGGTCAGAAGATCCTTAAGAATATGATCAATCACACGATCTTTGCAGTATCCCGTGACAATTCACGTCCTGTTCTTACCGGTTCCAATATTGTATCTGACGGTTCTGTTCTTTCCGTTGTTTCAATCGACGGTTTCAGAATGGCTATCAACCGTGAAGATATGGGCAATGACTTCCCTAAGATCAACTACATCGTTCCCGGTAAGGCTCTTACTGAGATGAGCAAAATCTTAAGTGATGACGAAGATGCTGAGATCAATATCTACACATCAATGCAGAATCTCTTGTTCGATATCGGCAACGTAAGAATGGTTTCACGTCTTATCGAAGGCCAGTTCATCAATTTCGATTCCATCATCACAAAGAATCCTAAGACAGTTATCACTATCAACCGTAAGCAGTTCCTTGATGCTGTCGACAGAGCTTCATTGATCATCATGACTGACGACCGTAAGTGCCCTGTTAGATTCCTTTCAAATAATCCTTCAGAGCTCACAGTTCAGGCTACATCTGCAAGAGGTAATCTCCAGGAGAATATCTCAATCAGCCTCGAGGGCGATCTCATCGACGTAGATTTCAATTCCAGATATGTTCTTGATGTACTTAAGAATATTGATGATGAAGAGATCAAGGTTGAAGTTAACGGCGGTCAGGGACCCTGCATTATCAAGCCTGTTGAGGGTGAAAAGTACATTTATCTTATTCTTCCTATCAGAAGATAATGTTCATAAGAAGCATACATTTAGAAAACTTCAGAAATTACGGAAGGCTCGATTTAGATGTCGGGCCTTCTGTTAATATCTTTTACGGTAATAACGCCCAGGGAAAGACAAATCTCGTTGAAGGCATCTATGTAGCTTCCAGTATTGCTTCACACCGTACGAGCAAGGATCAGGATCTTATCAGATTCGGCGAAAATGAATATAAAACATCATTAGAACTTACTGATGATGATGGCAGCAATGTGCAGTTATCATCCTGCTTCTATACTGAAAAATCAGCTTTAAGCAGAAATGGAAGAACCGGAAGAATGCTTATCGTGGATAATGCTCCGGCAGATAAGATTTCCGATTATATCGGTATCTGTAACATTGTTATCTTCGCTCCAGAAGACTTAAATATCGTCAAAAATGCCCCTGCTTACAGGAGAAAGTTCTTAAACACACTGATATCGAAGATCTCCCCTTCATATTTCAATCTCTTAAGCAATTATAGCAGGCTTCTGGCACAGAAAAATGCCCTCTTAAAGAGCATTAAGAACACAGAAAATGTATCTGACGCTTATAACGATCAGCTGGATTTCTGGGATTTCTCATTAGCTGAGCTCTCAGCAGAGATCATTTTGAAGAGATTCAGGTTCGCAAAGCTGATATCTGACATCGCTTCAAGGCATCATGGAAGCATTTCAGGAGGCAAAGAAAACCTCTCTATTGAGTACAACACCATATTTGGCGTTGTAGGGGCCCTAGAAACGTTTCTGACAAAAAACAGTAAATATGACGACTACATGGGTAAAGGCCTCTCAGAAGGCGATTATGGGCGTATAAAGGGCATTATCTCGGATCTGGTACTTGCCAAGCTCAAATCAGTAAGAAATTACGACATAGATAAGCACATTTCATCCATCGGAATCCACAGGGATGACATCATAATCAAATTGGATGATCTGGAGATGAAAAAATTCTCATCACAGGGCCAGCAGAGGACTGCTGCGCTCGCTTTAAAGCTCTCTGAACTTGAGATCATTAAGATGTTCGTCTCCTCTACCCCGATACTCATCCTGGACGATGTTTTCTCCGAACTCGACAAGACCAGGAGAATGAGCCTTGTATCGGCCATGAAAGGCGCCCAGATCTTCATCACATGTACGGACAAGAATATGATCGGCGAAGAGATAGACGTCATGGAAGGCGCAGATAAAGCCGAATTTTACCGTGTAGATAGCGGCAATATCACAAAAGAAGCGTGATTTTAGGACAATTTATGCTAAAAACCGGGTAAAACTGCCCTATTCTTATATTATAATAAACATATTATTCTTCCCTTTTATGTTATAATTTATAGGTTAGAAGAGGATTTTAGGACGATCCGGAGGCCCAAAATGTTCATACATATCGGCAATGATCTGTCAGTGCTCAAATCTTCTGTTACATGCGTGGTCAATCTTGAGACAGTCTCCCCTTCCCAGAAGGACGTGACTGAATTCATCAACAGCGAGGATGAACAAGGAAGGCTCCAGTACGTTACGGAAGAAATACCCAAGTCACTGGTCATAACAGATGATAAAACATATGTTTGTTCACTCTCCGCAAATCTGCTATTAAACAGACTGATGTCTTCCGAAAGCTTCTGAAAACAGTCCATTAACGGTGTTACAAATACAGCAATATCAGGCCTTTGACCGGATTTGCCGTCAAGAATAGGAGTTTTTACATTTATGAAGGAAAACGACGAGAAGAATTTCAATTTTGAGGAGACTACACCTGCTCCTGAGGCTTCATCCCGCCCTTCCGGCGCTGTAGACCTTTACTTTCAGCCTGTGGAAGAAGATGACGATGACGAGCTTAAGAATCTTGCCGAGAATCCCAGAGCATTAACTGAGGATTTTAAGGAAGAATCAATTGCTGAAGTTTTAGCTGCAGAAGGAGATCAGGACAGCTTTGATACATCCAACAGCAGCGAATACAGCGAAGAAGATATCCAGGTCCTCGAAGGATTGGAAGCTGTTAGAAAGCGTCCGGGTATGTATATCGGTGATACGACATTAAGAGGTCTTCATCACTTGATCTATGAGATCGTTGCGAATTCAGTCGATGAGGCTCTTGCAGGACGCTGCGATACGATCGATGTAGTACTTGAAAAGGACGGATCTGTTACAGTTACGGATAACGGTTCGGGAATCCCTGTAGGTAAGCATCCTAAGCTTGGTATTCCTACTGTTGAAGTTGTTCATACAGTGCTTCATGCAGGCGGTAAATTCGGCGGCGGAGCATACAGTATTTCAGGCGGTCTGCACGGCGTAGGCGCATCAGTTGTAAACGCTCTGTCAGATCACATGAAGGTCCAGGTACGCCGTGAAGGCAACATCTATGAGATCGAATTCGAAAAGGGTAAGACAACTGTTCCGCTTCATATTGTAGGAACATGTGAAAAGGATGATACAGGTACGAAGACAAATTTCATTCCTGATAATTCCATCTTCCCTGACATCGTATTTGACTTTGATTCAATGATCACACGTTACCGTGAAATGGCATTCCTTAACAAGGAAGTCACGATCGATCTTACAGATGACAGAGGCGCAGAACCTGTTAAAAAGCATCTCCATTACGACGGCGGTATCATCTCATTCGTTGAGTATCTGAACAGACATAAGGAACCTATCAACACACCTCCTATTTACTTTGCTACCAAGCAGGGAGATAACTTCGTTGAGATCGCTCTCCAGTATAACGACTCCTATCAGGAGACTGTTTATACATATGCAAATAATATTGCTACACCTGAAGGCGGTACGCACCTTGTAGGCTTCCGTGCAGCCATGACAAGAGCGATCAATGACTATGCTAAAAAGTATAAGTTCATCAAGGATGGCGACGTTAAGCTCCAGGGCGAAGATACCAGAGAAGGTCTCGCAGCAATTATCTCAGTAAAACTTCCTGATCCTCAGTTCGAAGGTCAGACAAAGAGTAAGCTCGGTAATGCTGAGATCAGACCTATGGTAGACAGTGCCGTTTATGAGAAGCTCGAGATCTATCTTGAAGAGCATCCTGATATTGCAAAGCTCATCATGGATAAGTGCCTTTCTGCTTCAAGAGCAAGAGATGCTGCTAAGAGAGCAAGAGAACTCACAAGAAGAAAGACAGTATTTGAGAACAATGCATTGCCCGGTAAGCTTGC includes:
- a CDS encoding DNA polymerase III beta subunit, encoding MKFTCSRDDLVNNVSIVQRAVTTNSTVNILNGILIEASDDDKIKLTGYDLQTGIEADVEASVTEKGAVVIDSKFFGDIIRKLPEPEVDIISDSNFQTTIKCGQAEFKIAGLDPEPFPKIPEIDETGAEKIVMGQKILKNMINHTIFAVSRDNSRPVLTGSNIVSDGSVLSVVSIDGFRMAINREDMGNDFPKINYIVPGKALTEMSKILSDDEDAEINIYTSMQNLLFDIGNVRMVSRLIEGQFINFDSIITKNPKTVITINRKQFLDAVDRASLIIMTDDRKCPVRFLSNNPSELTVQATSARGNLQENISISLEGDLIDVDFNSRYVLDVLKNIDDEEIKVEVNGGQGPCIIKPVEGEKYIYLILPIRR
- a CDS encoding DNA replication and repair protein RecF, whose protein sequence is MFIRSIHLENFRNYGRLDLDVGPSVNIFYGNNAQGKTNLVEGIYVASSIASHRTSKDQDLIRFGENEYKTSLELTDDDGSNVQLSSCFYTEKSALSRNGRTGRMLIVDNAPADKISDYIGICNIVIFAPEDLNIVKNAPAYRRKFLNTLISKISPSYFNLLSNYSRLLAQKNALLKSIKNTENVSDAYNDQLDFWDFSLAELSAEIILKRFRFAKLISDIASRHHGSISGGKENLSIEYNTIFGVVGALETFLTKNSKYDDYMGKGLSEGDYGRIKGIISDLVLAKLKSVRNYDIDKHISSIGIHRDDIIIKLDDLEMKKFSSQGQQRTAALALKLSELEIIKMFVSSTPILILDDVFSELDKTRRMSLVSAMKGAQIFITCTDKNMIGEEIDVMEGADKAEFYRVDSGNITKEA
- a CDS encoding DNA gyrase subunit B; the encoded protein is MKENDEKNFNFEETTPAPEASSRPSGAVDLYFQPVEEDDDDELKNLAENPRALTEDFKEESIAEVLAAEGDQDSFDTSNSSEYSEEDIQVLEGLEAVRKRPGMYIGDTTLRGLHHLIYEIVANSVDEALAGRCDTIDVVLEKDGSVTVTDNGSGIPVGKHPKLGIPTVEVVHTVLHAGGKFGGGAYSISGGLHGVGASVVNALSDHMKVQVRREGNIYEIEFEKGKTTVPLHIVGTCEKDDTGTKTNFIPDNSIFPDIVFDFDSMITRYREMAFLNKEVTIDLTDDRGAEPVKKHLHYDGGIISFVEYLNRHKEPINTPPIYFATKQGDNFVEIALQYNDSYQETVYTYANNIATPEGGTHLVGFRAAMTRAINDYAKKYKFIKDGDVKLQGEDTREGLAAIISVKLPDPQFEGQTKSKLGNAEIRPMVDSAVYEKLEIYLEEHPDIAKLIMDKCLSASRARDAAKRARELTRRKTVFENNALPGKLADCQSDEAEFCEIFIVEGDSAGGSAKQGRERKYQAILPLWGKMLNVEKARIDKVYSNEKLQPVVMALGAGIGDEFDETKLRYHKVIIMADADVDGSHIRTLLLTFFFRYLKPLVEGGYVYIACPPLYKVYKGDEAYYAYDDKEIEEIKIAHKWDNPLIQRFKGLGEMSSEQLWDTTMNPVTRKLLRVTLKDAQEADETFNLLMGDQVEPRKEFIQENAKLANIDN